In a genomic window of Gossypium arboreum isolate Shixiya-1 chromosome 9, ASM2569848v2, whole genome shotgun sequence:
- the LOC108454008 gene encoding serine/arginine-rich splicing factor SR34A isoform X2: protein MSGRFSRTIYVGNLPSDIREWEVEDLFYKYGRILDIELKIPPRPPCYCFVEFDNSRDAEDAIRGRDGYNFDGCRLRVELAHGGRGQSSSDRRGGYGGGAAKFGVSRHSEYRVIVRGLPSSASWQDLKDHMRKAGDVCFAEISRDSDGTFGIVDYTNYDDMKYAIRKLDDTEFRNPWARAYIRVKRYESSPSRSRSRSRSVRRDRRSRERSASKSPVKSRSASPVKSPRARSRSKSRSRSRSGSPEKAQPVSD from the exons ATGAGTGGTCGCTTCTCTCGCACAATCTATGTTGGCAACCTACCCTCTGATATCAGAGAATGGGAGGTCGAAGATCTATTCTACAAG TATGGTCGTATTTTGGATATCGAATTGAAGATCCCGCCACGCCCTCCATGTTATTGTTTTGTTGAG TTTGACAATTCAAGGGATGCTGAAGATGCAATTAGGGGTCGAGATGGTTACAACTTTGATGGTTGTCGTTTGAGG GTTGAGCTTGCTCATGGTGGCAGAGGACAATCCTCAAGTGATCGTCGGGGTGGATATGGAGGGGGTGCAGCTAAATTTGGCGTCTCAAGACATTCTGAATATCGAG TTATTGTCCGTGGGCTCCCCTCTTCTGCTTCCTGGCAAGATTTGAAG GATCACATGCGAAAAGCTGGTGATGTGTGTTTTGCCGAAATTTCGCGTGACAGTGATG GAACTTTTGGTATTGTTGATTATACCAATTATGATGACATGAAATATGCC ATCCGCAAACTTGATGACACCGAGTTTAGAAATCCTTGGGCAAGGGCTTATATTCGG GTGAAGAGATATGAGAGCAGTCCATCCAGGAGCCGAAGTAGAAGCCGCAGCGTTAGAAGAGATCGGAG ATCAAGGGAACGGTCTGCATCCAAATCTCCAGTTAAATCCAGATCTGCCTCCCCTGTTAAGTCACCCAG AGCAAGATCGAGATCAAAGTCAAGGTCAAGGTCAAGGTCAGGATCTCCTGAAAAG GCCCAACCGGTTAGCGACTGA
- the LOC108454730 gene encoding 60S acidic ribosomal protein P1-like: MATGELACTYAALILHDDGISITAEKIATLVKAANLSVESYWPSLFAKLLERVNVDDLITSVGSGGGAAPVAVAAASGAAGGGAAAAAPAVEEKKEEEKEESDDDMGFSLFD; encoded by the exons ATGGCCACCGGTGAACTCGCCTGTACTTACGCCGCGTTGATTCTCCATGACGATGGAATCTCAATCACC GCCGAGAAGATTGCTACATTGGTGAAGGCAGCGAACTTGAGCGTTGAATCTTACTGGCCAAGCCTTTTCGCCAAGCTCCTCGAGAGAGTCAACGTCGATGATCTCATCACCAGCGTTGGCTCCGGTGGTGGTGCTGCCCCTGTTGCCGTTGCTGCTGCTTCTGGTGCAGCTGGCGGTGGTGCTGCTGCGGCTGCCCCTGCTGTTGAGGAGAAAAAGGAAGAAGAGAAGGAAGAGAGTGATGATGACATGGGATTCAGCTTGTTTGACTAG
- the LOC108454008 gene encoding serine/arginine-rich splicing factor SR34A isoform X1 codes for MSGRFSRTIYVGNLPSDIREWEVEDLFYKYGRILDIELKIPPRPPCYCFVEFDNSRDAEDAIRGRDGYNFDGCRLRVELAHGGRGQSSSDRRGGYGGGAAKFGVSRHSEYRVIVRGLPSSASWQDLKDHMRKAGDVCFAEISRDSDGTFGIVDYTNYDDMKYAIRKLDDTEFRNPWARAYIRVKRYESSPSRSRSRSRSVRRDRSRSRERSASKSPVKSRSASPVKSPRARSRSKSRSRSRSGSPEKAQPVSD; via the exons ATGAGTGGTCGCTTCTCTCGCACAATCTATGTTGGCAACCTACCCTCTGATATCAGAGAATGGGAGGTCGAAGATCTATTCTACAAG TATGGTCGTATTTTGGATATCGAATTGAAGATCCCGCCACGCCCTCCATGTTATTGTTTTGTTGAG TTTGACAATTCAAGGGATGCTGAAGATGCAATTAGGGGTCGAGATGGTTACAACTTTGATGGTTGTCGTTTGAGG GTTGAGCTTGCTCATGGTGGCAGAGGACAATCCTCAAGTGATCGTCGGGGTGGATATGGAGGGGGTGCAGCTAAATTTGGCGTCTCAAGACATTCTGAATATCGAG TTATTGTCCGTGGGCTCCCCTCTTCTGCTTCCTGGCAAGATTTGAAG GATCACATGCGAAAAGCTGGTGATGTGTGTTTTGCCGAAATTTCGCGTGACAGTGATG GAACTTTTGGTATTGTTGATTATACCAATTATGATGACATGAAATATGCC ATCCGCAAACTTGATGACACCGAGTTTAGAAATCCTTGGGCAAGGGCTTATATTCGG GTGAAGAGATATGAGAGCAGTCCATCCAGGAGCCGAAGTAGAAGCCGCAGCGTTAGAAGAGATCGGAG TAGATCAAGGGAACGGTCTGCATCCAAATCTCCAGTTAAATCCAGATCTGCCTCCCCTGTTAAGTCACCCAG AGCAAGATCGAGATCAAAGTCAAGGTCAAGGTCAAGGTCAGGATCTCCTGAAAAG GCCCAACCGGTTAGCGACTGA